CGCTGCAGGATGTTCAGCCCCACCCGCTCTGCCCGGAGGATGTGACCGAGATTACCTCTGATTTCCGCAATAATCTCCCCCTTGATCACGAGGTCGCCGTCATTTTTTATTTTCTGCAGCACAAGGGAGGGGTCAACACAATGAAATACGGTGGCAAATACTTCCAAACCGGCCACAATCATATCATCTTTTGCCATGACCACCGCTTTACCCTTTTCACTGCCCGTCAGGGCGGACGATGTTGTGACATCCCCCCACCCGAGATCTTCGGCGAGAGCGGTTTCAATAAGCTTTTTCAGTTGCGTTGCATTCACCTTAATGGTCGGCCCCCTGTATCCCTTCGAATTTTTTGTACAGGTTTTCAAGAATGGTGAATTTATCGCGAAGATTTTTGTATTTTAATTCTTCCTTTTCGATTACCATCGGTGCCGCCTTCTTGATAAAATCCTGATTGGCGAGTTTATTGGATACCTGCCTGAGATCTTTTTCCATTTTGGCCATCTCCTTCTGCAAACGGCGCTTTTCGACGGAAATGTCCACCACCCCCTCCAGGAAAACAAAGATGCGCATGGCGGCGACGACCCCGGTTACGGCTCCCTTCGGTTCGGCCATATCCCCCGCGATATTCAGGGATTCCAAATTCGCCAGATTGATGATGTAGTGACGGTCCCGGTTCATGACGGACTTGGCTGCCGGGTCCGGTACGGAAATCGTAACGGTAATTTTCCTGGAGGGGGACACGTTCATCTCGCTACGGATGTTACGAATTTTCGTAACGACTTCCATGAGCAGGGCCATCTCTTTTTCCGCCGAGATGTCCTTCAGCGCTTCATTCGGTTCGGGGAAAGGGTTCACCATGACGGATGTCCCGTCATGGATGCATTTCTGCCAAATTTCCTCGGTGAGGAAGGGCATAAAAGGATGAAGGAGCTTCAGGGACGTCTTCAGGACCATGACAAGGGTTTTCTGGACGGCCCCTCTTTTTCCTTCTTCCTCCCTGCCATAGAGTGTGGGTTTGATCATCTCTAGGTACCAGTCACAGAACTCATGCCAGATGAACTGGTATATACTGGCGGCGGCATCATTAAAACGGTATTCCTCAAGGTGGCGGTTGACATCATCGACGGTCCGGTTCAAACGGGCCCGTATCCAGCGATCGGGAAGGAGCTTGCTGCCTTCACCGGGTGTCTCATATTGTTCCATACGGCCGTTGAGATTCATCATGGTGAAGCGGGTGGCGTTCCAGATCTTGTTGATGAAATACTTATACCCCTCAATCCGCTCTTCAGACATTCGGATATCCCGCCCCTGGGCGGCGAAGGCTGCCAGGGTGAAACGGAATGCATCGGCGCCGTACTTGTCGATCATGTGCAGGGGATCGATGATATTGCCCTTTGATTTACTCATTTTGTCCCCTTTTTCGTCCCGTACCAGGGCATGGAGATAAACATCCCGAAAGGGAACATCCTTCATGTTGTATAGCCCCATCATCATCATCCGGGCCACCCAGAAGAAAAGAATGTCGAACCCGGTAACGAGGAGTGATGTGGGATAGAAGGTTTTCAGTGTCTCTGTTTCCTCCGGCCAGCCGAGGGTGGAAAAGGGCCACAATGCGGAGCTGAACCAGGTGTCGAGGACGTCCTCTTCCTGGCACAGTTTCCCCGATCCGCAGTCGGGACAATGGTCCGGATCGGTCATGTCGACTATGACCTTCCCACAGGCATCGCAGTACCAGACCGGGATCCGGTGCCCCCACCAGATCTGCCGCGAAACACACCAGTCACGGATATTGTTCATCCACTCGAAGTAGGTCGCCTCCCAAGTGGCGGGTACAATGCGCGTATTGCCTAAGGCAACGGCGGCGATGGCCTCCTTGGCGAGGGGGGTGACCCTGACGAACCACTGTTTGGAAACCATCGGCTCAATGTCTGTTTTGCAGCGGTAGCACTTGCCGATGTTATGCGCGTAGGGTTCCGTGTCCACGAGGTATCCCTGCTCCCGAAGATCCCGCACCACGTTTTCCCGGCAGGTGTAGCGATCCTGGCCGCAGTAGGCCCCTCCATGCTCGGTGATCATCGCGTTCCCGTCCATGATCTTGATAATCTCCAGATTATGCCGCAAGGCGATGGCGAAATCGTTGGGGTCCGACGACGGGGTAATTTTCACCGCGCCGGAACCGAATTCCATTGTGACATAATCATCGGCGATGACGGGAATTTTCCGGTTCACCAGGGGCAGGATGACTTCCCTGCCGATTTTATCCCTGTAGCGCTCATCATCGGGGTGGACGGCCACGGCCGTGTCTCCCAGCATGGTTTCGGGCCGTGTCGTGGCGACGATGATATCACCGCTTCCATCAGCATAGGGGTAACGGATATTCCAGAGGGAACTCGCCTCCTCATGATATTCGACTTCCAGGTCGGAAATGGCCGTGTGACAACGGGGACACCAGTTGACGATGTAATCTCCCTGATAGATCAGCCCCTCGTTATACAGACGGACAAAAACCTCCCGAACAGCTTTGCTCAGACCTTCGTCCATGGTGAAACGTTCCCGTTCCCAGTCGCAGGAACTGCCCAGTCTCTTCAGCTGATTGATAATGGCGCCGCCGTATTTTTCCCGCCATTCCCAGACGCGTTCAATGAATTTCTCCCGGCCCAGATCATGACGGGAAATCCCTTCCCTGGCGAGCTCCTGCTCCACGACGTTCTGGGTGGCGATCCCGGCGTGATCCGTTCCAGGCATCCACAGCGTGTTGTAGCCCTGCATTCTTTTGTAACGGATGATGATATCCTGCAGGGTATTGTTCAGAGCGTGACCCATGTGCAAAATGCCCGTCACGTTGGGAGGGGGAATCACGATTGAGAAGGGAGGTTTTTCGCTTGTATCCTCCGCGTGAAAAAACCGGTTTTCCAGCCAATAGGCATACCAGCGTTCTTCTGCCTGATGGGGTTCAAAATTCTTGCTGAGTTCTTCACTTGCCATAATCTGCTCCTGGTTCGTCTTCGGATATCCCCTGGGGAAAATGCTCAAAAATCACGATCCCCCTGAGATCGACGCCGACGGCGGATTCAGAGGGAATGAAATGGGGGAGCTTCTTTCTCGGGTCTTGTTTTCCGATCTCGGCGATTTTTTCAGTCTATGTTCAAATCTTCTTTCAACTTGTGTGCGATTAAAAGAGCCTCCACTCCCGATAGCGAGGACAGGGGAGAAAAAAGAGCCGCAATCGGGTTTTTCATTCCCATGATTCCCCGTGTGGTCACCGTCATCACGGCTTCATAGGAGGCATGATCCGGTTTCACATCCTGAAACGGCGATGGGGTCCCCTCAAAAGATTTTCGCCGTTCCGTGTTGCCGGCCAGGCGCCCCAGAACATCTTCCATGACAACGGCATAGGTCGCCCGATTGACGATTTCTTCGGGCCGGAACGATCCGTCGGGATATTTTTCCAGGCCCTTGACACCTAAACGCAAAACGCTCTCAATATGGATCCGGTAAGGCTGACCCTCGATATCCTTGGCGGCGGCTGTTTTTTCGGGATGTTTGCTTTTCCCCTCGGCCGCCTGAGGCTGCCCGGTCAATATCTTCTCCAGTTTTATTTCTTCCATGATGATCGCGGCACAATCAGCCCGCGTGATATGCTCGACCAGGACGATTTTCCTTCCGGTTTTGGTGACAGCCATGACCTTTTGAATTGTTTGGATCTGAAACAGTTGTTCTTCCGCATCCCTCGCAAGTCTGCCGCCGATTGCGATAACCTGCCTGAACATCCTGGCCGCCTCGTCGAAACTCAGATTATCCCTGCAGGCCAGGCCCATGTAGTAGTAGGCCTCGCTGTTTTGCGGATCGATTTTTATGGCCGCGTCGAAGGCCTCTTTTGTTTTCAGAAACCATCGTTTGTCCCGCTTGTCCTGAGAATGGATCCTGATCCCGGCAACCCGGCAAAAAACCTTATCATCACTTATTTTAGCATGTTTACAGCCATTTTTCAGATCACCCAGGGCATCGTCATTTTGGGCCTGATGGATTCTGGCGATGGCGCGACCGATGGCGGCTTTCGGATCCTTCGGGTTTTTTCGAAGGACCCAGGAAAATTCGCGTTCCGCATCCTCGTATTGCCCATCATTCAGAAGCTTCATGCCCGCATCAGTGTAAATGTCCGACGATTCCACCATCTTCACGGTCGGCTTTTTGTTCTTGCTTCCACAGGATATTAAGGCCGCAGCCATAAAAACGGCCAGCATCAGCATGAACCACTGTGAGCCTTTTCCTTGCATGGTCAACGTCTTCTCCTCCGGCTGCCACATGAGATCCTGAAACCCACGACAACCCGCTTGAGTTCGGCTAAATCCATATATTTATCATTGCTTGAAGTCAAGGCATTTCAGCTCTTTTACCGGTTCATCCGGAACTGAACGTGCTGATCCGGCGGCGGATTTCCGACAGCCTGTCCGGGTCGAACCACAGGATTTCTTTATCCCTCTTGAACCATGTCATCTGGCGCTTGGCATACTTCCAGGTATCCCGCTTCATTTCCGCTACGGCGTCCTCCAGGGTACAGTCACCCTTGAGATGCCGGACCATATGACGATACCCCAGGGATTGCATCGCTTTAAGGTCTTCCCCGTAGTTCATTGCCAGGAGGCTTTCCACTTCGTGCAGGAGACCGGCTTCGATCATTTCATCGGCCCGTCTTTCAATTCGTTGCCGCAGCCTTTCCCTTTCCTGCCGGATGCCTATTTTCAGATAACGATACTCTCTGTTTGCCTGAAAGGCATGTTCCGTCTGCTTTTTTATGATCGATTCGCCTGTCAGATCGAGTACTTCAAGGGCTCGGATCATACGCACGGCGT
The DNA window shown above is from Deltaproteobacteria bacterium and carries:
- a CDS encoding tetratricopeptide repeat protein, with product MQGKGSQWFMLMLAVFMAAALISCGSKNKKPTVKMVESSDIYTDAGMKLLNDGQYEDAEREFSWVLRKNPKDPKAAIGRAIARIHQAQNDDALGDLKNGCKHAKISDDKVFCRVAGIRIHSQDKRDKRWFLKTKEAFDAAIKIDPQNSEAYYYMGLACRDNLSFDEAARMFRQVIAIGGRLARDAEEQLFQIQTIQKVMAVTKTGRKIVLVEHITRADCAAIIMEEIKLEKILTGQPQAAEGKSKHPEKTAAAKDIEGQPYRIHIESVLRLGVKGLEKYPDGSFRPEEIVNRATYAVVMEDVLGRLAGNTERRKSFEGTPSPFQDVKPDHASYEAVMTVTTRGIMGMKNPIAALFSPLSSLSGVEALLIAHKLKEDLNID
- a CDS encoding valine--tRNA ligase is translated as MASEELSKNFEPHQAEERWYAYWLENRFFHAEDTSEKPPFSIVIPPPNVTGILHMGHALNNTLQDIIIRYKRMQGYNTLWMPGTDHAGIATQNVVEQELAREGISRHDLGREKFIERVWEWREKYGGAIINQLKRLGSSCDWERERFTMDEGLSKAVREVFVRLYNEGLIYQGDYIVNWCPRCHTAISDLEVEYHEEASSLWNIRYPYADGSGDIIVATTRPETMLGDTAVAVHPDDERYRDKIGREVILPLVNRKIPVIADDYVTMEFGSGAVKITPSSDPNDFAIALRHNLEIIKIMDGNAMITEHGGAYCGQDRYTCRENVVRDLREQGYLVDTEPYAHNIGKCYRCKTDIEPMVSKQWFVRVTPLAKEAIAAVALGNTRIVPATWEATYFEWMNNIRDWCVSRQIWWGHRIPVWYCDACGKVIVDMTDPDHCPDCGSGKLCQEEDVLDTWFSSALWPFSTLGWPEETETLKTFYPTSLLVTGFDILFFWVARMMMMGLYNMKDVPFRDVYLHALVRDEKGDKMSKSKGNIIDPLHMIDKYGADAFRFTLAAFAAQGRDIRMSEERIEGYKYFINKIWNATRFTMMNLNGRMEQYETPGEGSKLLPDRWIRARLNRTVDDVNRHLEEYRFNDAAASIYQFIWHEFCDWYLEMIKPTLYGREEEGKRGAVQKTLVMVLKTSLKLLHPFMPFLTEEIWQKCIHDGTSVMVNPFPEPNEALKDISAEKEMALLMEVVTKIRNIRSEMNVSPSRKITVTISVPDPAAKSVMNRDRHYIINLANLESLNIAGDMAEPKGAVTGVVAAMRIFVFLEGVVDISVEKRRLQKEMAKMEKDLRQVSNKLANQDFIKKAAPMVIEKEELKYKNLRDKFTILENLYKKFEGIQGADH